The following nucleotide sequence is from Cucumis melo cultivar AY chromosome 1, USDA_Cmelo_AY_1.0, whole genome shotgun sequence.
TCTTCTTTAGCTTTCCTTTCCCTTTCCACTTTCCGTCGAGCCATTTCCTTCCTCTCCTTCTGCTCTTTCTCGAGCTTCTCTCTAGCCCTTCTGAGCTCGAAATCCATCTCTTACAAATCTGAGTCCTTTCAGTAGCCGAAGATTCTCTCCTTCTTGTCCAAAACGTAAATCCGATCggagaaaagaagagaagagaagagaatgATAGAGTCGATGGTTGTTGGTGTTCCAATTGTATTTGAAGGttgtatttatgaaattttctgGTGAGAGACAGAAAGTTTCCGACTTCCCGAAGAAAAACCAAATCGGGTTTCTTTTCTACGGTCAATTATGGATAGTGAATGGGTCGTAATTGGGCTTGGTTCTCGAACCTTCTAGCCCCTTCTTTTCCAATGGCCCGGCCCATTTCCCATTTCATGGCCCAAAACGTTGCCTTTGAGAGATTTATAGAAAGACTTATGAAATTAATAGATTTCACTAATAGCTTTTAATTTGggaaataattatcaaatactACTTCTCATGGAAAGTTATCACTATTAGCTACAATTAGTGAATATCATTCATAGTTATTATCGATTGTTACCATAGCTTGTCAtcattacaaatatttttttttcgtttttcttaaattgaaagCTATTATTGATTGTAATTTATAGTTGTTATATGTTGCTACGACCAATAGATGTTATTACTAATagcttttaatttgagaaatatgttATCAATTGATATAATTGATGACGACTATCATTAATAGCTTTTATCAGTGATAGGGTATACATTGAAGGTTAGAGtaactttcaatttgagaaatatggTATCAATTGCTATagttagctaccatcaatgatAGCTTCCAATTAAGAAATGTGATAGTATTTGCTATCACTAATATCTTCTATCAACGATGTTGCTATCAACTGATATTCCTAATAGATATTATaagtaatttttctatattgcTATCAACCTAAAATGATATGACTAACATTATCTATCAATTATTGCATTAGAAGAATATTACTAATAGTAACTCTAAGCAATATCATtagaaggatttttttttttttatatataagtGATGTCTCCTTCGTAAACGTATCAATTTTGAATTGATAAGGTTTAATTAAGCTATCGATTGATATTTTTGATAGATACTATCAATTGTATTCTTAATTGTTATAACTTATAATATCTATAAGTGATAGCAACATAAGGATATTATTGATAGCATCTATAAGTAATATCCCTAATAGGCTACTATATATCAATGATATCAATGTAATGCTACTCTAAAGTGATATTGTGGTTGTTTGTTTTTAGCATGAACGGACAAAGAAAAGAGATGGAATTAGCATGCTATCGGTAATATAGCTTTGGATCAATGATAACATACTATCCATATGATAGCTTTATTGTCAATACTTGATAGAATAAATGTAATTGATATAAGTGCAACTTttgttgaaataaattattgattttaaGCTAAGCTATCAACATGTATACCATCTAGAAATTCAAAGTTCAAGTTATTAGCGATAAATTCATGAAAAACATATTATATATTTGACATGATGTCACTGATAGAAGTCATCACTAATAGCATAAAACGGAAGAAATTGAAGGACAAAATTGgcatttaaaaaatttaccaTATGACTAATAGAAAACTGTCATTTTTGTAAAATAATGTTCCCTTACATGTTATAGATGGTGGTGCAATTTTCCTAATAATATTTCATAATTCGATTTTGACACCATAttaagatattttttatttctttactattctttcatatttttgtaaaattattaaattaatgataaatcggttttttatttattaattataccatatttttatttttctttaaataccATTAATTGCATGATCTCtcctcaattaatttttaaaatattttattatttcattattaaattaattttgaaattatgaCTTCTTGCTTTTATTTActaattttagtttatatacATTTAATGTAGAATATTTCCGATTAATGCAACTCATTGTCATTGTCATCgtcgttattattattattttaaaaaggtATTCTAATACAATTTGTAATTTGTGGGAAGAGGATTTGAACCGGAACTTCATATCTTCGTATATGTACATGTATCGGTTGAGTtgaattttccatcattttagAAGACTTTATATTTAGCTAAAGTTTAACCATCTCTACGTTGAAATCTCAAGTATGTGCCTAATATATTGAAAGATGGAAATATGCTTTACATATACCATAGATTATTTTGTatgtgtttacaaatataatagaaatatatatatatatatatatataacgaTATTTTGAACAAATTATCTTGCTTATGTATTTATTAAATATACCATAGTTTACtttttagaaaaatcaaatacaTAGTAGCgttatatatatcaaatataccTTTAGTTCTCTACATTCTCATACTTGTTCTACGTTAGTTCTATtcttttataaattttgttcatgtattttttataaattataaaagtaATCCCTACTATTAAAGTTTTTACTTTGATGGTCAAACCAACCATGGAAATAGTCACAAAATTGACTAAAAAAACATATTAATCAatgaaagaaaaactaattaCAAAGATAGGTAATAATTACGATATATAGATATAAAAAGTATATGTATGAAAGAGAATGAAATTACATAGGTTGACAAGGTTGATTAAATTGTGGAAAAAATGCGTCTAAGTTGTCCAAAGCATTTTTAGCAGCTCTATTTTGTGCGATAAGCTTTTTGCGATAACTTCCTTTACCAACAAGTTGTTTCTCTATCAAAACTTctatttcttttgtttcctgCCAACGATCTCTGAACTCCAACTTCAGGTTTCTCTTTTGACACATTTCTGTCAATTCCGTCATTGGATGTTTCTTCATTGTCTTCAATGTTATCAATGGCTCCATTAATTCCTTAAATATCTACACATAATCCAAAACCTTTGTCTCATCTTTCTTTAAATTAGTTCAAACCAACGATTAGATCTAGTTTAAGTTATGTTCTTGTTTACTCACTTAAGTTTTTAAAACATCTTTTTTTCGTCTCTAATTAGATAATCGTAATAGTTGAATGAAGTCATAAAGATAAAACGAAACACGGAATACATTGGAATAATAGTTGAGTATAAATAGTAAGTACCTTCCAAACAATGTCAATGGAGTTGCTATCGGCGAAAACAGCTCCAATGGTTGATTCAACAATGTCGGCTAGGACTTTTGGGGCTTTTATCATTCCATTAGAATGTAATGGATATTCCTCTATACTTCTACCAAACTCTTCTATCTGTCATCTCAGTTAATTAGTTAACtgatacaaaaataaaaatgaaaaccaAACTATAtgtgcattttttttttcattttttttttattttcttctgaACTAAAGATtatgttttgaaatttaattcaAAACTCCAAAATATTATGACTTTATTTGGCAAAAAGATTCCAATTCTAAATGATAAAAGTACAAAATACTATAGAAGAAGTCAATCATTTTCATTATTGCAATAAGCCAATTGATTAATAGAACTTATGTGTTATACCAATTCTTTATGGACATCAAATGGTTAGTGATAACATCAATGACGtctgtgtatatatatttttgctTTCCTTCTATgactaaaaatattaaaactttacctactaaaatggtaattcttttcttttaaaaatttttatcaTAAAAAAGTAAGTATTAAACAAATTTAACTCAAAATAATTAGTATCTTAATTCAAAGTTTCATTAAAATTTAAAGCGATTATAGAAAAAGTTTCTTTTTCAATTATGTTCTCTTCACTAGAGATGtgacaaaaaagaaagatattAAACAAAAGAACTAAAACTCAAGCCACATGAAAAGAAAGGAATTAGAAAAAGTTCCTTaccaaaaagagaaaaattgaaAGTATATTTAAAAGGAATGGTTATGAGAAAGTTCAAATGATATATATTTcatccataaattttaaaaatttcacTATTGTATTTTAATACATTGTTCCTAAACTTTACTCTAACTTAGAAACTcccattttattttaaatatgttaaaaattaattaggcAATTTTAGAAAGTCAAACCATTTAACTAAAGTTAACTTTGAAATTTTAACTTTCATTTTgagaatataatatatatatatatatatatatatatatatgtatccCTCTTTCCTTATATGTTTCTAAACTTCAAAGATCAATTCTTATACACTAATATTAAATCTCTCtaactttgaagaaattagctCATTCAATCTCTATTAACATTTGGTTTATTGTTTAATTAGGATGATAGTTTCTATATTTGGAAGATGAACCTCTAGATATTCTATCATATTAAATAACGAAGAAAATTAAACTTActgatttattttataaatgttgGATGCATAATGaatgtaaagaaaaagatatcACATATTAACTTCTTTTCAAAGAAATATTGCCCAGTTTGGTGAATTGTTATAATTCACCCATATTTGGAGCTGCAAATATATTAACTACGATACTTATATCTTCAACCTACAGCCTGTCATTAGGGTAATTGTGTGTAAATTCAATTTTAAGAAAATAGAAAGATGGTCATAAGGATGGGTTGGTTAAGAATTAAATGATTATAATtatgaaaaagagagagagagagagagagggatcAATTAGGAAGTTTAATGAGTAGACGATGAGAACGATGAGAACGGAtgaagatttttaaaaaaataatatatatatatatatatatatatatatatatataaactgaTGATACTTACTTTTTGATGAAGATCGGCTTTGTTGTGGCGAAGATACCGATGAAATCCATGAGTAATAGCTACTCGAGCAAGTTTTTCCGTGTCCACATTCGCAGCTCGGAGGCGAGTCAACGAACCCGGCGACAGATTTGGATTCGAGAAGTATTGTTCTCTCGTTATCAGAAAATTCAACACCGAATCTCCGACGTATTCTAATCGTTCGAACGACGAGCAATTTTCCGGTGAGTAGGAAGCGTCCGTAAAAGCCTCTTCCAGTAATCTCTTGTCTCGAAACTCGTAGTTCAAAATAGCTTCGATTCCGTCCAAACTCGCCGGTGAATCGCTGCCGTTGACCGCCTCTCCGCCTCTGCTTCCGTCTCTCTGTTCTTCTCCTTCCATGCCGGGATTTTGGGGATTCTCAAACCAaaacttaattttattttgttggctGTGGGgatttctttctcttcctctaTTGCTCTATCAAATGTCTATCAAACATCTCTTCTATGgtataacattatatatatatatatatggaaatttaaaaaataattgcaactattaaaattaataaatatatatatatatatatatatatatatatatatataaatttaagtattttaggttaataaaagaaaaaataactcgaaatttaacaaaatatttaattcaACCCAATATTATATGCTATGTATATTGATTATATTTGTTGAATTGTATGTGTGAGTATGGATTACATTTAACGAAATAGATTATGCTATCAAATTGTAGTTCTAACTAGGGTTAAAAGTTTAGAGTTATTTTCCTAATGATTTAAGGATTTATgtgagagagagaagaaattgCCCCaactaataataaataaaactattatttattatttatcatttattaaTTTCTATTCAATTATCATTTATTTTAGTTAAAGGGAAGActtttttttctgaaaaaaaaaaagagaacatATATGTAAAATAGAGATGACCTTATTGATAAGACGTTACCAAACCTcataagagagagagagtcaTGTGATGGAGGGATTAATGATGTTATTGATATACATAGTTGAGGATCATGTGAGTCAATAAATACATTTTTGTCCCGTAGGATATTGTGTTTCCAAGAATCCTCCAACCCCCTCCTTGGGAAGTGAAAGAATTAGGGGCTTTTCCTCTTTGGGTGCTTAGAAAGTTCAGAATGAGTGAACACAACAACTTTACCAACTTCATCTCCTTGAGCTACCTGGACACGAAGAGTTTAACGTCTATTCCTTTTGGATCTTGAGATCGAACAAGAAATCAATGGTCAACTTGACCATTGCTTAATTGGGAAACTTTTGTCGCCACACTGAAGAATACTTTCTTTAATGCTTGGAGATTGGAAGAAACCGGTTATTTATTCACATTCGAAAAATTGATTGATAAAGATTGGGTTATCACGGCAGGTCCACGGCTATTTGATCGATaaacattttcttcttttggaaGAACCAGATTTAAAAGTTAGAAGTGTGGCCTTCTGGATTCGCTTATTAGACCTACCTTTCGGTTTTCAAATAAACAGAGTCATAGTCAGAAAGCTTGGTGATGCTATTGGGTCATTTCGTGATGTCGATTGCGGCCAAGAGGATTTGTGTTGAGGTGAAACTATGGTCTAAAAGTGATGATTGTTATTTCAAAACCTCTTAGaagggtaatcaagatatgatCGACTAGAAAATCGAATGAAAAATGGATCCAGATACGATTTGAGTGTCGTCTCCCTTCTGCTACACCAGTGGTAGTATTGGCCATGTTACGAAAGATTGTCATCTTAACCCTTCTGAACCTTCTGATGATTTAAACACCTCAAATCAATATGGTCCTTGGTTGCTTTTTCAAGGTTCTTCGaaaacaccaaaaaaaaaacatctaaaTCCCCAGAACCTGCAAGATCACTTAGCCCAAGATGATCTTTGTGACCTTAATCAGCTCCAAGTTTTAGATCCCCAAATGAAATTGTGCCTTAGACATGGTTATGATGCGGTAGAAACGGGCAATATCCCTTTCAGAACCATCCCCTTCACCAACTTCTCCGCTTTCGTCGGAAAGAAAAAGTTTTGAAGATCTTTGTATTATTTGTTCTCAAGATTTTGAGAACACTGATCacatatatcatttttttttcctgttgTAGGTCTAAATCAATCtggaaaaaaatttaaagatgtTCAATTGAATTGCTTCATCGATAGTTGGAGAGCGTTAAATGATTTTCTGCCTCTTAAGTCTTTAATCTTAATTGCGACTGGTTATTAGGCAATTTGGAATGACTAAAACAACTTTCTTAATGGCAAAGAAGTTAGCTCCATTGAATCAAAATGCATTTGAATTCGTTCATACTTCGAAAAATGTTTGAAATCTTTTGCTCTTCAAAAGAAATGTCACTTTGTCGATGGTTGCATTCCATCTTCCTTCACAAATTTTTGTGACTATAAACATTGATGCTATTATATCCACCCCCCTCCTTTGACAGGTATGTATTGGAGTGGTAATACGAAATCCAAATGGAAAAAATTTTGCTACCTCTGCCACACATTACGAGATCGACTTTCCCCCTTCAAATAGCTTAAATGTTGACGATATCTAAAGGTATGAAATTAGTTGATTCCCTTCACCACAAGTAGATAATTATTGAATCATATAGCCTACAAGCTTTTAACATTTTCGGAAAGAAAAACTTGACAAATGAGATGGTGAATCTGCTTGGCGAAGTAAACTTTCTTAGAGAAAATTTGAGTAAAATATAAATCGTAATAGTctcaaataatatataagattgtAGTGATAATACTCATAGAATTTATTAGGTAAGAAACACAATTTTGCTATAATTATAAATGTTTTTATCAACTTTattgttaaatattttgattcgttttactatatttaaaaatagcaCATACATTATACCTTTTCTCCCCCTTTCACTTGCCAATTTAACAagtttcaataaataaaaagtacACTTGCTACAAAAATCATTGCCTAATCAATTGGAAAATTAAATTATACATGTCTCTAAATTATCTAAGCATCTAAGAAACAAAAGTAACACGAGGTATGTGATTCAAATTTTTCTAACCCAATTATactaaaaacaacaaaataaataaatttacatgAGCTTTCTTCATAATTCTCAACTACATGGATTTACAAAAACGTTTGTTTAGAAAGGAAGAATTGTCTTTCGTATTATACACACCAAATAAGAGAGTTACACGGTACACAAACCCTTCAATTGGACAGGGCAGCGACCTCGATAATCGTGGTGTTCGACTCTATGTCTACCTTCCAGACATCAAGTTGACAAGAGCTTGGTTTTCGTAGAAAGAGCCGACGTCCCAATCCTCTGTTGCAGAAGAAAGTGTCATGAGAGCAACCACAATTGATCTCATGCTTGGCCGTAGCTGTGGATTCTCATGTGTACAAGCCTTCGCAAGCTGAGCCATCTGCCAACCAAAATACATTCACACGCTCATAGTCACACATCAGATTTCAGTTTACAAGAAGCAATGGCACAAAGGGATGTCGAGGTTACCTTGAAAACTGAATCGAGAGGGTAGTTCTCTTCAAGTCTTGGGTCGACTAGTTTGTAAAGGTTCTCTTTTGCGTCGGGTTGATTCAGGACATCTTCAAACTGCAATGGAAAGGTTTCAAGGGTAAGTTATTAGACCGAGAATCAGACGAAAGGAAGTAACAAAAGAAACTGAGAATGAATGGTGGGTGCGAGTATTGACCAAAGCAACAAGGCCTTTTGATTCATTGATTGCGCTCATTTTGTTTGTCTTGACCACAGCTTCCTTGGCTGAAATAAGCTCATAAAGAACGACACCGAAAGCATATACGTCGATCTTTGGAGAAACATCTCCATATTGCGCATATCTGGAAGCATAGAAGAAATCAGTTAAATCATAGTAAGACATGAAACTATGAAGAATCTATAAGTATATAGGAGTTGATTGAACCAGCTGATACTGAAagagtaagaaaagaaaatctacCAAGGTTTTGAAAACAGTTTTCTATCCTTCTAAACATAACTACCGAGTAACGAACACCTAGAAACTTGTAGGAGTGCGACTTTTTTACTTTCCAAACTTTCCAGCCAATTATCATTAAGTAGGATACACAAACAAAAAATTGAGGTACGAAAAGGCTATCTTACTCAGGTGGCATATATCCAAATGTGCCCACAAGACGTGTAGGAAGCGAAGAATTTCCAACTTCAGTTAACTTGGTTAACCCAAAGTCTGCAACCTGCATAGAAAATGTTTCAAGTAAGAGACAAAACAAGGTAGTTTAAACAGTTCAACATTACAAGACTGAAGATCTACCTTTCCATGAAAGTTTTTGTCAATCAATATGTTGGCGGATTTAATATCACGATGAATATAAACAGGAACAGTGTGCTCATGGATATACTCAAGGCCCCTAGCTGAATCTAGGGCTATTTGGACCCTCGAAGGCCATGGCAACGGATCTCGACCTAAAAACACGACCAGATATATAAAATTCTTGGAATGCAGCATAAATAGTGACAGTATTCTCTCCATTTCGCAATGTCTCACCTGTGCCTCGTAAATGTTGGCTTAAGTTGCCATTCTCAATGTACTCATAGACTAGGAATAGAGAATTCTCAACACAATATCCTATCAAGCGCACCTACAATGGATCATTAGCAGACAATTTATGAACCGTGAGAATAAGAATGATCATGTAAACAAGAAAATGGGGGAGAGATCATCAAGTTAAAAGGTGGATCATTTCGTGGAGGACTTCGCCGTTTTATGAGTTGAATTTAACTTTCGTAGTAGGTGTTTTCTGACCAGATTCCAAAATCCAAACCACCAATCAGAATGAGCAATAATAATCATTTACATCTTATTCTAGCTATGTTTCTGTTCAAAATAAAACTTAGTTGCCAAGTCAACGAATTAATGCATAGAATTATAGGTAATTTCAAAGCAGCTTATATAACCCGTTATTCATGTGGCTAATCGACCCCAGAATTATAACAATAGAATTTCAAGGAAGCAAAAAGCATAGAAAATGCTTCCCTTTGACTGAGTCATCAAATCATCATGTGAATTCAAAACTTTTTTCCTAACAtaagattttctttttataaaaaggaATACCATCAGGTGTATGAATTAGCTTACACGTCTTCGTTCATTCCAAAAAATTTAAGGCCTACTTGGATGAACTAGTAACCATTACCTCTGGCTCATGTATTAGACAATCTGGACTATAGTTTCGGTTCGAAGCTAATCATATCCTATATCTAACAAACATCAATCAATTATTTCACCATTTACAGGCAATCATCGGAAAATTCTTTCCAGCAGGTTGCAGCCTCAACCATTGTCAGAGTACTAGTATATAAGATGCATTCGAACAAATTTTGAATTGTAGTTCTTATGAAAACTTTTTTAACTCATGAGTAATTAGTAAAGAAATGAATCATTGTTATCATTAAATGTTAAGGACGGTTAGAGTCATACCAAGTTCAAGTGGTGAACACGTGTTAGAACCTTAATTTCCGCAAGGAACTCCCTTGTAGCTTGCATATCCATCTTCTTTATTGCAGCTTTCTGTATAAAAATTGGTAAAGGTGGAAGTTAGGATAGGTTCAGACAGAAATCTTGAAAGAGAAGAGAATGTAATAAGAAGTCCAGTAAATAATGACACCTACATATTCATCTCCAGTATAAAACCAGCAAACAAATCATAATGGGCATACTATTTAGAGTTATATATCCCAAAGATAGAGCATTGAAATGTTAAAAATCAAAAGTGAATAAGCAATGCAGAAAATTTGACCAAAAGGCTTATATTTTTCAGCATATATTAAGCGGATTAAGTTATCTTTATGGTACAAAACCAACCATAAAGCTAACACGGAAGGATTTAAATGAAAACTTAAATTCACAAGCCATAACCAATTTACAACGCATCGAAATCAAGCAACAAACCTCTCCTCTGAGTTCTGCATAGTAAACTGATCCAAATCCACCTTCACCGATTTTGTTAGCCAAGCTAAAGTTGTCCGTGGCCTTGGCAAGTTCTTCATATGAGAATTCCACTGATTTGTCAACTGTAATACCAGTAACAGCAGCTATACCACCATCACCTTGACCATTTGATTCAGTAGATTTATCGAACAAACTTCCAGGGGCAAGAGCTAAAAGAACAGGAAATAATAGAACCATAGTTACAAATCATCAGCTGCATCATTTTACGAACTTATACAAAGAGGCCATAATTTGCCCCGTCTATGACAATGTTTGAAAGTTAAGTGAATACCACGCCCATCTTGCGAAGACAGTTCTTGAGAGAACACCAACAATCTAGAATTTTTCAACTTCCTCTTTCGAATTACAATGAAAATGGCACCTACT
It contains:
- the LOC103495618 gene encoding ribonuclease 3-like protein 3: MEGEEQRDGSRGGEAVNGSDSPASLDGIEAILNYEFRDKRLLEEAFTDASYSPENCSSFERLEYVGDSVLNFLITREQYFSNPNLSPGSLTRLRAANVDTEKLARVAITHGFHRYLRHNKADLHQKIEEFGRSIEEYPLHSNGMIKAPKVLADIVESTIGAVFADSNSIDIVWKIFKELMEPLITLKTMKKHPMTELTEMCQKRNLKLEFRDRWQETKEIEVLIEKQLVGKGSYRKKLIAQNRAAKNALDNLDAFFPQFNQPCQPM
- the LOC103495619 gene encoding lysM domain receptor-like kinase 3, translating into MNPRFGFLFLVLISVLLGADTKCPRTCDVALGSYFVWEGANLSFVSQMFLLSSPDIIVSYNRGRVPNRDSVNSGIRVNVPFSCDCIGDSFLGHTFQYQIKRGDTYDEIATKFYSGLTTVDMLQRFNTFNPLNLQENQILNVVVNCSCGDPDISRTYGLFVTYPIRSNDSWDKLRADTNVSLSLLQQYNQGVNFTPGNLVFIPGRDQSGNYPPLDISTGLAGGAIAGIIIGAVLGFLLVVGAIFIVIRKRKLKNSRLLVFSQELSSQDGRALAPGSLFDKSTESNGQGDGGIAAVTGITVDKSVEFSYEELAKATDNFSLANKIGEGGFGSVYYAELRGEKAAIKKMDMQATREFLAEIKVLTRVHHLNLVRLIGYCVENSLFLVYEYIENGNLSQHLRGTGRDPLPWPSRVQIALDSARGLEYIHEHTVPVYIHRDIKSANILIDKNFHGKVADFGLTKLTEVGNSSLPTRLVGTFGYMPPEYAQYGDVSPKIDVYAFGVVLYELISAKEAVVKTNKMSAINESKGLVALFEDVLNQPDAKENLYKLVDPRLEENYPLDSVFKMAQLAKACTHENPQLRPSMRSIVVALMTLSSATEDWDVGSFYENQALVNLMSGR